Proteins from a single region of Chlorocebus sabaeus isolate Y175 chromosome 7, mChlSab1.0.hap1, whole genome shotgun sequence:
- the ODAPH gene encoding LOW QUALITY PROTEIN: odontogenesis associated phosphoprotein (The sequence of the model RefSeq protein was modified relative to this genomic sequence to represent the inferred CDS: inserted 2 bases in 1 codon) — MARRHCFSYWLLVCWLAVTVAEAPSTFYLQQHSNLHMDKKRYLPLLETHKITQTLPTARSLHSPLHLPRGVRSQGSSPSQRHLGVPSIFFHEGPESILGFQTDLSCLQGVTTIFHSSHFIGHTVALLLIDISPEEDSRGEAHLRKAEREEKPKHMEAKKAXILQKKQQKNFRFIFPN; from the exons ATGGCTCGCAGACACTGCTTCTCCTACTGGTTACTGGTCTGCTGGTTGGCGGTAACTGTGGCAGAAG CACCGTCCACTTTCTATCTCCAGCAGCATAGTAATTTGCACATG GACAAGAAGAGGTATTTACCCCTCCTGGAGACTCACAAAATAACGCAAACCCTACCGACTGCCAGATCTTTACACTCACCCCTCCACCTGCCACGAGGAGTCCGGTCACAAGGGTCCAGCCCATCACAAAGACACCTAGGTGTCCCTTCCATTTTTTTCCACGAAGGCCCAGAATCTATTTTAGGTTTCCAAACAGACCTTTCCTGCCTTCAAGGTGTAACCACCATTTTCCATTCCAGCCATTTTATTGGCCACACCGTCGCCTTACTCCTTATAGATATTTCCCCAGAAGAAGACTCCAGAGGGGAAGCTCATCTGAGGAAAGCTGAGAGGGAAGAGAAACCCAaacatatggaagcaaaaaaagc AATCCTTcagaaaaagcaacaaaaaaatttCCGTTTTATCTTTCCAAACTAA